Within Dermacentor albipictus isolate Rhodes 1998 colony chromosome 3, USDA_Dalb.pri_finalv2, whole genome shotgun sequence, the genomic segment GGACTTCAGGGAGTGAAGTGCGGACTCAATCTAAGTGGGAAGGAATGTCGTAGCGCAAGCTTGTGTGTGACGCCTTGTGCTATCTAACTATGCTCCGATATAGTGACGCCACATgaccctgtgacgtcatagcGTTTTCTGTATAAGAACAAGCCGTTCTTGGCAATAAAGCAGTTGCCTTTCTGCTCCGGGATCGTTGTCGCTCTTCTGCGTTAGTTCACCTATGAACACTGCAAACCCGATGAGCCTCTGCCTATTCTGCCCACTGATTTAATAGGTTAAAAGCATAGGTTCAAACACACTACCGAAGGTAAAAAAAATGGTCAGCAAGGAAGAATTgtagagaaataaaaaagaatcATGAAAGATTAACGCAAGAAAGGCCTAAcgcaagaaaggaagaaacaaaaattgattAAAATTAGGCGCTTCTGAAACAGTCTTATCTTTTTCGAGTGCTTCTGTACGTAAATTCACGCGAAGGCCGGAATACCCCCACCCTCTTTCCTACACATCACTCGCTCCCTGACTGAACACAAACAACGCGCTTCGTACAGTTCGCCGATGACACCTAGCAAACGTTGCGGGCACGACGTTGGGGGCAGGACGCTCCTTTCGGCACAAACTGACGCTTCATGTACCAGGTGGTGCTCGGATTCTTCGCTGTCGTGGCGAACGCCGACTTCGCGGTGGAACATGGCTTCCCCAAACCTTGGCCAGATGCTGCTACAACGGATCTGCAATCATCTGCTCATGTCTCACACGGTCCGCGAGATTATTTGCTGGAAATCGTGTACGATGTCCGACGCATCGAAGTGGAATCTGCGCATCGGGGAACCTTTCCGGTTCCGCTGCGCGCTGGCCATATAAAGGACCAGCCAAGCCTAGAGCGACTGGGGCACGACGCTCTTTTCGGCACAAACTCACGCTTCTTCATGTACCAGGTCGGTTACCTATATGGAACTAAGTGTTATCGCTCTAGCAACGTTATGATTTTAAGGGTGTCGTGCCCCATTAGCAAGCGACAAATGATTGAGTGTCTTGAACATGCCAGCCTGTGCTTCGTTGATGCTCTACTATTCTCTCTCTACGACGGCTGCCTGACGCTTTCTCAAATCTTACTGCTCTTTTCTGGGGATGTAGAACTAAATCCAGGGCCCATGAATGCAGTTGAATGTGACCAAATGACAAGCATTGAAAGGATTCTAATAGAAATGAAAACAGGCCAGGAAACTGTGCTTGCGAAGTTAACGGAAATTACAACAAGACAATGTGAACTAGAATCCGAAATTACGGACTTAATAGAGAAGACAAACAATGTAGAAAGTCGTATTGCTCGGGTGGAAAAAATGGAAGATAAATTTATGGCTAAACTAGACGACTTGGAAAATAGAAGCCGTAGACATAATCTGGTCTTTTTCGGTTTGCGTGACAGGGAGCATAACGAGACGTGGGAGGCGTCTGCAAAACTAACAAGTGGAATATGCAAGGATGTGATGAAACTTGATATTTCGGTTGAACGGGCTCATCGCGTAGGCGTGTTCAGAGAAGGTAAAAACCGGCCCATAGTAGCATGCTTTTCAAGGTGGAAGGCTAGAGAAAATGTCTTTAGAAACGCTTACAGACTAAAAGGCACTTCGTACAGCATCTCTGAAGATTTCAGCCTAGCCGTACAAGAAAAAAGACGTCAGCTTTGGAATtatgcgaaagaaaaaagaaagaacaaagaaaatcgTGTTCGCTTGAGTTATGATAAATTGATCATCAATGGGCAAACGTTTGTCTGGGATAGCGATATGCGCACGCCAGTTCCACTTCAGGCGCATGCGTGACTGGACAGAGGCAAATGGCGCATTCCGCATTCCGTTCCTCCGAAAGATAACTCAGCACGTTGCTCGCAGCCTGAACGGCGCTCTATCCTGCTTGTAAATTGTCGCAGCATAAAGAACAAAGTCGATAACTTCATGTCTTTAGTAGCCACTGTTACACCTCAGATTGTGATGGGCACCGAATCATGGTTAGACAAGGATATACCTGATGCAGAAATCTTTCCGCCTAGTTTTACTGTCTATCGGAAAGATAGGCGTGGACATGGCGGGGGAGTATTCCTTTTGATATCAAATGCATTGTCAAGTACAcaaattttatttgaaaacgaTTCTGAGTCTGTCTGGTGCCTTGTGAAATTGCCTAACGGAAACAATGTAGTCTACGGGACTTTCTACCGCCCCCCCCCCGGCAGCAGCGACTCATTCGGATTGCCGTCTGAGATGCCATCTCTCCTGCCTAATAGCGTatttctagggggggggggggatttcaaTTTGCCAGACTTCAACTGGAATGCCGGATGTGTGGCTGGCAATAGGTCCCGTATTTTCACAGAGTTCGAAGAACTTCTCGGATTAAATGGATTGCAGCAGTACGTACTGGAACCTACGCGAGAAAATGCAATTCTAGACTTAGTACTTTGCAATGAGCCGAACATAATATCAAAAGTTACTGTTTGCCCAGGTATTAGTGACCACAGGGCAGTTGTCATAGAACTTAACATACAGCGACTACGGATGGCGCAAATTCCACAAAGAAAAATGTACAGCTACGACAGAGGAGACTATGCTGCCATCAGGACCGAACTTGAAAATTTCTTTCCTACTTTCCTATATTTGTCAAACGCACGCTGTCCGTTAACTTTGTGGTCAGTATTTCGGGACAAACTACTTGAACTAGTCGAAAGTCATGTTCCATGCAGGTACCTGCGGCAACGAAAAAAGCAAAAACCTTCGTTTAACGTAGAAATACGTAAACTTATCAGGAAAGCAAGACAAATGTATAGAACATTTTCTGCCGACACCAGTCTGGCAAATTAGAAACGCTTGCAAGAGATAAATAAACTATTGAAAGCAACAATTAAAGCTGCCAAAGATACCTTCTTTGTTAACCTAAACAAGGACTTGAGAGAAAACCCAAAATCTTTTTGGAAATATGTAAAACAAAATCGAAAAGAAGACATATCGATACCATCTTTAACTGTTGACGGCAAAACCGTGACGTCGGACTATCAGAGGGCGGAATGCTTCAACAAGTACTTCCAATCTGTGTATTCGCTATTACCGGCTGGGGAGACTTCGCTATTGAACAACGCCAATCAAGGCGATATGATGCCAGACATTGAATTTGATGTTAGTGGCGTCGACTCTTTATTACGGCATTTAGATGACACAAAAGCAATTGGACCTGATGGAATATCCCCAGTAGTCCTTAAAGAGTGTCATGGCATCATTTCTCCGTATTTAACGATCATTTATAAGCTTTCCCTTGAAACAGGCCTCattccccaagattggaaaacGGCAAGCGTGACACCCATCTTTAAATCGGGCGATAAAAATCTCAGAGAAACCTATAGGCCGATTTCACTAACGTCAATATGTTGCAATATATTCGAACACATTTTATATAGTAACATGTCTGCATTGCTTGACTCAAACGCTTTTTTGCACCTtcccagcacggattccgaaaAAGTTATTCCTGCAACACACAACTAATAGAATTCCAACACTTCCTATCTAAAACCATTGATAACAATAGTCAGGTAGACGCGGTTCTTATTGATTTTCAAAAAGCTTTCGATATTGTGTACCATAAGCTCCTAGATGTAAAGCTCGCTGCATTAAATATAAACGAAAACGTTCAAAATTGGATACGAAACTACCTAAACGGAAGAACCCAGTCTGTTGTCCTAAACAACGTTGGATCTTCACCAATAACTGTTTCttcgggcgttcctcagggaagCGTAGTGGGGCCCTtgctatttttaatctacatgaaTGACATTGTCGAAGTAATTACATCACCCAtaaaactatttgctgatgattgtgtgatATACAGAGAAATTACCACTGAAGATGACATAGATACATTGCAAACAGATTTAGAGAAGGTAGCAATCTGGTGTAAAAAATGGAACATGAATTTAAATATAAAAAAGTGCAGTAGCGTAAGTTTTTCCAGAAAATTATCGAAATTTGAGCACCGATATAACATCAATGGCACGCTTATCGACATACAGTCGGAATGTAAGTATTTAGGAGTCTATTTTACCGAACCACTCACTTGGCATAAACAGATTGACACTGTCATAGCAAAAGCTAGCAGGATGTTACCTTTAATCGCAGAAATTTTAAACAGGCAACACGCGAAGTTAAAGAAACTTTATACTTCTTACATGTTAGAACAATACTTGATTATCCTTGTGTAATATGGGATCCCTATCAAGATTACCTCATTAATAGACTGGAAAAACTACAGAACCCAGCAGCAAGGTTTGTTTGCAATAATTACAGCCCGTACTCTAGCGTTTCCGAAATGAAGGCCACTTTAGGATGGGATCTACTACATTTGCGTAGGCAGAAGTTAAGGCTTAAACTGTTGCACCGAATATATAATAATCAGACAGGTATTAATCGCTATAACTATCCCCTGGAACCAGATTATATATCGACTCGCTGTGATAACAACAAAAGATCTCTGCCTATAACTGCAGAACAAACACTTTTTACTACTCTTTTTTCCCCAAAACAGTTAGACAATggaacagtttatcaaatgatataGTAAATGTGTCAAATAACGAACTGTTCTATTCAATGCTGTGACGGCGCTCTTGTAAAACAAATGTATGTGTTATATACCTTGGAACCTGCTTGTTTCGCGTTACTTGTATGCCTTTCTCAACAGCTATTGTAGTGATTCTGTTTGCCAGTATATCTGTCCGAAAGCTTCTCTGTATTACTGGTTATATTTTGTTCCcccctacgtaatgcctttatggcgatgtaggtactctgtaaataaataaattcatgcGAAGGCCGGAATACCCCCACCCTTTTTCCTACACATCACTCGCTCCCTGACTGAACACAAACAACGCGCTTCGTACAGTTCGCCGATGACACCTAGCAAACGTTGCATAAGCATCGAATTGTCGAGAAAACAAGAATTCCATAATTATTTATAACACCTATAATTAGGCCCGTAATGGTAAAATTTTTAGCACATCGCACACACAATCCCCCCCACACACTTTTTATTAAAGTATGTATATTCATTTCGATGTCGAATCATAAAGAATATGCAATGCAGAGTGGTTTCTGGACAATGGGAAGTATAAGTGATAATCGTAGCATCACATTTGAAAACATTATTCCCGGCATTTTTGGCACGTGCTATATTTAACACACGCACATTTAATTCTTGCACAAATTTTCTACATTGGTCCAGTTACTGTTACGAAATTTCATCTTCAGAGCATTTGTAGTTGCCCCCCGGCTGCACTCAAAATTTTGCGCCACTCTTATAAGTCATGCCCGCTCGGAAGCACTCGAATGCGCAATTTGTTGCCAAGTGTGTGACTAGGCCCCATACTTTAACTTTGCTAGCATATTAGCCATTATGTGCCCTTATTTTCAAAATCAAACACATTGCTTTGATTAGTTCACCGAGGAAACTGAAGCAACCGATTACGAATCCCGTATGACACATGAAGATAATGAATAAAACGGGCGTTCAGTAATTCTTTTTAATGGTTTCATTGAAACTGAGGAAACAAAGGTTTCGCCACAGATCGCACTTAGCATTCCTACTATGTTCACCTAATTTGAAGTTGGTGTCTTGCGAAAATTTTAGGACTGTTCCAAATATTGCGAATATTGCTAATATGAGCAAGGGGACAAGCGGCACAACAAAGTAGTGAAAGCAGCATTTCAAAAATCCACggagctcaaaaaaaaagaatctttgGGGAAAACTGAGCTCCAAAAGAAACCAACTTTAGAAAAACATGAGGCACAGAGGAGAAGAATTTGTGAAGCTCGCGGTTGGCTCAGATATTCGCAGTAAAGCTATGGAAGAAGGAGGTGAACCAATGGTCCGGCCATTGAAGACGTGCTGTCGGGTTACAGGCACCAGCCACAAAGCCTTTAGCTTACGGAACCGACCAGTCAGGGGCCTCTAGACAGCTGCGATCGAGGACGGAAGGCAGGTAGTCGGGCTACATGTCTGAACTGATAGCGGCATGCCTTTGATGTCCCTTCCTCCTGGCCATTCCTCGTCCGTACTTGCGTTTCCTCAACCGAATGGGCACAACCGAGCAGTCACACCCATCACTGCCTTGGTGAGATTGTCATTATTGCTTACTGCTTCACATGCCGTCAATAAACGCTGAACTGTTGTTGCGTTGACTGCCCCTAGCTATGTGTCATAACAATATACCGTACTCATTTTGTGACAACTATACTTGCCTTCTGCTCTTAACCACTTCATTGACTCTCTAGTGTTGCtatttcttgtttcttgtgcCCATTAAATGTCTCATGTGTCACATGTACAAACGGCATCTGATTTCGGTGCTCTGCGGTTATGCCTCAGTGATCCACTGAAACATTCAAAGAGAAGATGCTTCACACACACCTGCCTGTCTTAGCCTCTATTGTCGGTGCGTATTCGATGCACACGACGTAAGCAAAAGCAAAACCCTGCCGCCAATTGAAATGGGGGAAGGCCCCAATCAGGTAAGTTGCTTTTCGGAGTTCTCGAATGCCTGGCCCGCACCCATCTTTAGGTTTCTTTGTCTTAGCACGCTGCATCATTATTCAAACCCGTAATGCTTAGCTGAGCAGCAGGTCAAAATACAGTTGTTCAGGCAACCTTATCAGTTTTGCTTTCATAATAAATCCCTCTTCCTCTCGAAAATTACGGCTTCTGTGCAGGTCACGCCATCTCTCGCAAGCATGCGATGGCACTCAGCGCTACTCAATGTGAATGGAGAGGAAATATAGCCTCGTATATCTGCTGGTTTCTACTTACACTTAAAAGCAGAAGTCATTTAAAACTCTAACCTGGGAAAATCTTTCGCCGAAATCTTTTTCAATAGCCTGAGAAATTCTTATGGGTTGTCTTTCGAGCTTCATCCTACAAAACGGATCAACGGCAATATTTTTCTTCCATGAATTTTATCTTCACTACTTCATTTCAGAGTTAAGTATCTCGCAGAGTTATTTGAGGGTTATTGTGTATGTTTGCGCTACTAAAACACGCTATTCGCACCGTATTGGTAAGTAGAAATGTTTAGAGGAACTTGGTTAAATTACGTAGATTTCACCGGCTCTATGTGCATCCAGCAGAATGCTGTAAATACAAATTCCAGCTGCAGCATTTGCGCCACAAGCCTTGTTGTACACTTTTGCGTCGATGTTCCCTATATTGGGGTCACTGAAAACTTCATAATTTCACACATTGCGACCGCAAAAGACGTACATCTATCTTTATTGGCGGTCTCCGCTGGGGCATGTACTGTGTGTCAGCATGTTCACATTTATTGTAGTGGAACAAAAAAGCGCATGTTGTTAAAGTCTTTATTCGCTTGTAGAGGTAAGACCATCCAGGCAAGAAGCATTAAACACTTGAATATATGGGGGATTGTGCCCACAAGCATTGTTATACATGCTTGTGCAATTTATATCCATACCGTCGCTCACAATTTTTTGAGTGAGAAGAACCATACATTTCTTCTCTGCGAAACAAAACAACATAAAGAAAGTCAATGTAGCGAGAAATTCACCGCGAACAAAATTCGTTATGTAATGGCAGCACAAATCAAACGTGATGACATGACaaaggccatggcggccgcatttcgatgggggcgaaatgcaagaacacctgtgtacttagatttaggtgcacattaaagaaccctcgGTGGTCCatgtttccggagtgccccacaacggcgtgcctcataatcaaatcgtgattttgcCATGCAATACTCCATAATTTTTAATACATAATTTTTAATAACGTTACAAACATCGGTGAACGTGGAAAACAAAGATATATTTGTCCCGTTGTAGTGATGTTGAATAATACAGCGggaaaactgtgaatgacgaaattaAGTTTTTATTCGTAgaacatgtgcccacaaaagcgagttatgctatgttcacactacggtcgtaacgcgcgtaacagctcttttggcgtatcgaacgtaacggctgtaaaaaacgttacggcagttaagccggcacctttgttcacatttactgctgcttaaattacggcttttacaacaggccaatcaaatttgcagctgcagaatcgacgtcaccagcggtccaatatggctcctgccaatatgcgagcgctggccgagatcaaAGAAATTCACGCCccaaacaaacttatagtcatgtattccaTCGCTCAAACACGAcaaaggcgacgcagaagggtttgggtgcggcaagtatttctcgacagggccgtggacggcgattttcacaaccttttcgccaagctccgagttggtgacgctgcgatgtttcataacatcatgcgcatgtcgccccagcagttccgcttccttgaaaacctaatgagaccactcatcgaagttcggagcacgcatctgcggccatcgatttcctcggcggataaaccagatgaactgaaaacagtctcgcaaggcgcactgcaaaaattgtcacgaacacagccaatcgtgcgcacggaacggcggaatggcacttcccgcgcccggagctgtctgcagacgggaggacagAAGTGTCGTCGCCGGTTGTTgcaagccgaaagcttatcggtcattggctgtgtcgcaacggtcgtaacataacagtcgtaaatgttgccgaccgtttaacactctcacccacgatttttgcgagaattgcgcacgttggtacctttacgttcgcagtctgaactagacgcatacgcttgttgcgcttccgcttacgtatgttacgaaaaatcggcgccttacgaacgtagtctgaacatagcattactctTAAATCGCAGCAATAGCGGTGAAGAACAAGGTGGgcaatcgtcgaaatctgatcggatgtcggcttttatacatgagtcatcgaaggatTCGAAATAATCGCTGGTGCGTGCGTGTCTTCccgaaagtactacacaattcgcgtcgcgcacatatGCATATTACAGTAGGTTCGGCTACAACACACATCGgatagaatcatcgataacattccagaaatattccgaaaaacttccgatacatgcaggcacgtcctctGCTCACACATAACATTTATTTGGTGATAAACAAGCATAAACAGCCCGATAAACAAGCACATCTGTAAATACCCTTTATTAAAAACCATCATCACGATGCTGCAAACATAACAGGAAAACGAAAAGCAAAAGCACGCGCTGTAAATATACAAAATAACAAAGCTCGTCAGCGGGCGTACACAGGTTTAAGCCGCACCATATGAaccacttaaagggaagctgaaaggtcttccagaaaaaaatgagtgaacatctgtacataatggttttcaaccctccgcattcgaatatcgtatcgaaattgagcgaaagaaagggcaaatatattttatttcgacgaaaagtgcagcagcggacacgcccagctcgtgcgtctcgtttccgcctgtgattggtcgggcgcctcgtcaCGTCAACTCTAGTAATTGATCGCTGCTGCTACActtgaagcgcggtgccaggtagtttggtgctgtttttctgagacggtaatggaaaatttagagagattgcgtttttctgaggagttcggcgttactccctacatgtacgagccgattgcgaagagccagcctctcgaagaagcaaacgatgctggtgcgagcagtgctttcgacgcgaacgaaaggaaagtcttgggatctcttcgtgttggaaatgctctttggtgagtatgctTTTTGcgaagcgatctagtgatctcgccgatctttcgccgatctaatgagctcgtttccggtcaaacaactgtattgttgtgttcctgcatgcctcctcgtggaacgtaagcggggatgcgatcgtcggcagtGCGCTGTCCatagctgtcggcaatctacaaagacggtttaaacgcgtgaaaagcttgccggttcatgcggtacgtgtagtgaccttcatctgtggactaccacgttgactaccactcacgttgattaccagtCACGTTGACTACatcgcacgttgactaccactctacatacacgcagacgcaccaacaaaagaatgcagggtcgatcgaagcagattacgatggcacgcacgcagaaacaagcgtgctcaggcacggtcgcggacgctgcgaaggaacgaaacactagagttgaagTCACAGCACCACgatttccggtctccgctcgcatcgtcagcgtcagcaacagcgcgcggcattcgacggggggcggagctacagcgcaatttcaaccggtgattacgtcgctcctaactgaaaaaaaaaaacgaaattttacctacatggtttataaggttcccgcatcagtatatgagcgtcttattgaattcggcaaactcttcagcttccctttaagattGTGCGTGGcaccgctgtgattgcgaaatgccgtcaGACACGGTCTCATTGTCCACTGATCTGATTATAGTCGATGATCTCGTTGGGCCCGAAATAG encodes:
- the LOC135917720 gene encoding uncharacterized protein, with translation MASPNLGQMLLQRICNHLLMSHTPERRSILLVNCRSIKNKVDNFMSLVATVTPQIVMGTESWLDKDIPDAEIFPPSFTVYRKDRRGHGGGVFLLISNALSSTQILFENDSESVWCLVKLPNGNNVVYGTFYRPPPGSSDSFGLPSEMPSLLPNSVFLGGGGDFNLPDFNWNAGCVAGNRSRIFTEFEELLGLNGLQQYVLEPTRENAILDLVLCNEPNIISKVTGCELSSFFGVLEIGGDLDFLFVGGMRQHGL